DNA from Clostridia bacterium:
CGCCGGCGGGCTCTGGAACTGCTCGACTTCGTCGGGCTGGCCGGCCTCGCGCACCGCAGGGCCGGGGAACTGTCCTACGGGCAGCAGAAGCTCGTCGAGTTCGCCCAGGTGCTCATGCAGGACCCCAAGCTGATCCTGCTGGACGAGCCGGCGGGCGGGGTCAACCCGGCGATGATCGACCGCATGGCCGGGCTCGTGAAGGAACTGAACCGACGCGGCACGACGTTCCTCATCGTCGAGCACAACATGCCCATGGTGATGAGCCTCTGCAATCCGGTCATCGTGCTCGCGCGGGGCAGCAAGATCGCGGAGGGCTCGCCGAAAGCGGTGCAGGACAATCCGGCCGTGCTGGAAGCCTACCTCGGCGACTCGGCGCCGCCCAGCCAGGGAAGCGCTTCCTGAGAATCCGCACGCCACTGGAATCGGGGGTCGGCAGGATGCTTCTGGAACTCGAACAGGTCGTGGCTGGCTACGGCCGCGGGGGCAACATCTTGAACGGCGTCGACCTCGCCGTCGACAAGGGGGAGCTCGTGTGCCTCATCGGCCCGAACGGGGCCGGCAAGTCGACGGTCCTGCGGGCGGTCAGCGGCCTCATCCCGACGCGCTCGGGGAGCATCCGCCTCGAGGGAAGGGAGATCGGCTCGCTCAGCCCGCAGGCGCTCCTGCATCTCGGCATCTCTCACGTGGCGCAGGGGCGCACCGTGTTCCCCGGCATGACCGTACGCGAAAACGTGTTGATGGGCGGCTACTCCATCCGCGACCCAAAGCTTTTGAGGCAACGGCTGGCGTTCGTCCAGGAGCTGTTTCCGATCGTCGTCGAACGCGCGAACGACCTGGCCGGCAACCTCTCCGGCGGGCAGCAGCAGCTCGTGGAGATGGCGCGCGCGCTCATGCTCGCGCCGAAGGTGCTGCTGCTGGACGAGCCGTCGCTCGGCCTGGAGCCGCGCCTTTCGGACCTTGTGTTCCAAAAGGTGCGCGAGCTCTGCCAGGCCGGAGTCGCCGTGCTGATGGTGGAGCAGAACGCGCGCCGCGGCCTCATGCACGCGACGCGCGGCTACGTGCTGGAGTTGGGGCGGGTGCGCCTGGAGGGGCCGGGACCGTCCCTCCTCGACAATCCCGAGGTCAAGCGCCTGTACCTGGGAGAGAGCGGCGGGAGCTAGGCGAGCCGGTCCGCCATCCAGTCGGCCATCTGGGGACGGTACTTCGTCGGGATGTTGTTGCAGACGTGGTTGCCGTCCTCGAACATCCAGATCTCCTTGGGGCCGGCGGCCTCGTCGTAAATGCGCTGCGCCTGCGGCCACGGGACGATGCGGTCCTGACGGCCGTGGATGACGAGGAGCGGGCAGCGGATGCGCTCGGCCACGCCGTCCAAGGTGAGGAGGCGCGACCGGGCGCGCGCGTCCTCGGGCGAGGCGGCCCACTGCCGCACCTGGTATGCGCGCCGCGTGAGCTCCGGCAGCGCGTCCCACTCGCCGAAAATGTCGTAGCCGCCCCCGCAGACGACGACCGCCTTCAGCCGCGGCTCGAACGCGGCCGTGCGGGCGGCGTAGAAGCCGCCCAGGCTGACGCCGACCGCGCCCACGCGCGTCGCGTCGAGGTCCGGGCGCGTTTCGATCCAGTCGATGACCGCCGCGGCCACGCGCTCGTAGTGCGGGTCGATGGGATGCTGCCACTCCGACTCCCCCTGGCCCGGCCCATCCACGGCCAGCACGGCCATCCCCCTCGCGGCGAAGTCCCGAGCGTAGAACGTCAATTCCTCCTTGACCGAGTCGAGCCCGGGGTAGATGACGACGACCGGCGGCCGCTCGCGGCCCTCGGGCCAATGGAGGAT
Protein-coding regions in this window:
- a CDS encoding ABC transporter ATP-binding protein codes for the protein MNAILRVERLNKRFGGVHAVRDCSFDVREGTITGLIGPNGSGKTTVFNLITGMIPADGGRVVFAGQPIEHLPRWERAHRGLARTFQITRLFRDMTVLENVVAPLDRFSWRALVRSAVSGAERRRALELLDFVGLAGLAHRRAGELSYGQQKLVEFAQVLMQDPKLILLDEPAGGVNPAMIDRMAGLVKELNRRGTTFLIVEHNMPMVMSLCNPVIVLARGSKIAEGSPKAVQDNPAVLEAYLGDSAPPSQGSAS
- a CDS encoding ABC transporter ATP-binding protein, translated to MLLELEQVVAGYGRGGNILNGVDLAVDKGELVCLIGPNGAGKSTVLRAVSGLIPTRSGSIRLEGREIGSLSPQALLHLGISHVAQGRTVFPGMTVRENVLMGGYSIRDPKLLRQRLAFVQELFPIVVERANDLAGNLSGGQQQLVEMARALMLAPKVLLLDEPSLGLEPRLSDLVFQKVRELCQAGVAVLMVEQNARRGLMHATRGYVLELGRVRLEGPGPSLLDNPEVKRLYLGESGGS
- a CDS encoding alpha/beta fold hydrolase: MRDALVAAAIDHWAPRFVANGVDMNDFFRITSAISSWDEWCAAWSAAAAEYERMGELEERRGHAVTAGEHFLRASIYYHFGKFLFVHRRDEQRAAHEATVRAFSRAMPHLRPRCERVEIPMDGWSMAGILHWPEGRERPPVVVIYPGLDSVKEELTFYARDFAARGMAVLAVDGPGQGESEWQHPIDPHYERVAAAVIDWIETRPDLDATRVGAVGVSLGGFYAARTAAFEPRLKAVVVCGGGYDIFGEWDALPELTRRAYQVRQWAASPEDARARSRLLTLDGVAERIRCPLLVIHGRQDRIVPWPQAQRIYDEAAGPKEIWMFEDGNHVCNNIPTKYRPQMADWMADRLA